The genomic window GGTTACGGCACGGTCTACGGCGCGGTGCCGGATGTGCCCGGGCGCGAGTATCAGGCTTTCGCGCACATTCCTGGCGCGCACGCGCCGCACCGTGTGCTGGTGCAAGTACCGGACAACTTCGACAAGGCACATCGCTGTCTGGTGGTGACAGCTTCATCCGGTTCGCGTGGCATTTATGGTGCTATCGCGCTGGCTGGTGCCTGGGGACTGCCGCGTGGCTGTGCGGTGGCCTACACCGATAAAGGCACTGGTTCCGGTTACTTTGATTTCTCCGACAACAGCGGTGTGGCGCTCGACGGTGAGCGTGCAAAGCGCGGTACGGCAATGCTGGAATTCGAGCCGTCCGCGACGACGGGTGAGGGCATTGCGATCAAGCACGCGCATTCGGGGGACAACCCGGAAGCCGACTGGGGCCGGCATGTATTGCAGGCGGCACAGTTCGGTCTGGCTATGCTGGATCGTGCTTTCCCCGACCAGGCCCCGTTCACGCCGCAGAACACGAAGATCATTGCGACCGGCCTGTCGAACGGTGGTGGTGCTGTCTTGCAGGCTGCCGGATTGGATGACCAGCACATGCTTGCTGGTGTGATCGCGCTGGAGCCGAACATCCACACACCTGGCCACGGACGCGCGCTGTACGACTACATGAGCGAAGCAGCCATATGGCTGCCTTGTGCGCTGGTCGACGAGCGCTTTGCAACGACACCTTTTGCACGTGACGCACACAGTGCGCAACACGCGGCATGGGTGACTCGCTGTGCGAGCCTGCATGCGCAAGGTTTGCTCAAGACGACATCGCTCGATGCACAGGCCAAGGAAGCCTACGAACATCTGCGCGGCACCGGGTGGACTGATCAGGCGATGGCCACCGCGGCATCGTCGACGGCACTCGATCTTTGGCGCGTGATCGGTGCGGCCTATGCATCGGCCTATCTGCGACGCGGCGCCGACAACATGCCTTGCGGCTATCGCTACGGAGCGCTTGTGGACGGAAAGCCCGGTGTGGCTGATGACGCGACACGTGCCAGTTGGTGGGCCGACGCATCGGGTATTCCGCCCGGCAACGGTGTGGGATTGTTCGGCGGTACCGATGACAGTGCCGATCCGCAGCTTGCGGGTATCACGTGTCTGCGCCGTCTCTGGACGGGCGACGACGCCGATGCACGCGCCTTGCATGCTTCGGTGCAGGCACTGGCTGCGCATCTTCCGCGCCAGGATTTGCCATTGTGGGTACTGCAGGGGGCCGATGACGGCCTGCTGCCGACGGCATTCACTTCGGAGCCGTATGTCACGTGGCTGCTCGCCGAAGGCCGTCAGCCGCTGTACTGGAAAGTGCCGCATGCGCAGCACTTCGATGCCTTCCTCGCCTTACCTGGTTTCGGTGACAAACATCTGCCGCTGTTGCCTTACGGCTATGCGGCATTGAA from Dyella caseinilytica includes these protein-coding regions:
- a CDS encoding D-(-)-3-hydroxybutyrate oligomer hydrolase; the encoded protein is MNIRTSLVGIAMLALVAGVVQASSTEPSMQGIEFVQGEVSVTTHRDHDDLLSAGLGLAGLKGALSPFADPQHPTVDELRRRAIQTSWKGIADLGPLGGYGTVYGAVPDVPGREYQAFAHIPGAHAPHRVLVQVPDNFDKAHRCLVVTASSGSRGIYGAIALAGAWGLPRGCAVAYTDKGTGSGYFDFSDNSGVALDGERAKRGTAMLEFEPSATTGEGIAIKHAHSGDNPEADWGRHVLQAAQFGLAMLDRAFPDQAPFTPQNTKIIATGLSNGGGAVLQAAGLDDQHMLAGVIALEPNIHTPGHGRALYDYMSEAAIWLPCALVDERFATTPFARDAHSAQHAAWVTRCASLHAQGLLKTTSLDAQAKEAYEHLRGTGWTDQAMATAASSTALDLWRVIGAAYASAYLRRGADNMPCGYRYGALVDGKPGVADDATRASWWADASGIPPGNGVGLFGGTDDSADPQLAGITCLRRLWTGDDADARALHASVQALAAHLPRQDLPLWVLQGADDGLLPTAFTSEPYVTWLLAEGRQPLYWKVPHAQHFDAFLALPGFGDKHLPLLPYGYAALNRLWAHLYQGQPWPNRLPTPAGTPRGAGALQPAMLGL